GTGCCGAAAATCGTCGCGGTGCTGATCACCGTCGGCGTCACAGCACCCTTCGTCGGCTCGCAGATCTCGATTTTCACCAATCTGGTCTTCTCGCGCATCCAGTCCGGCTTCTGAGCCACCTTCGCGCAAGCTTCGCCATTTAACTCTCGATCCGAATTGGGTGGACCGAGTCCGCCTCCTCTCATGAAGAGACGGAACTGTTATGGCGCAACCACCTGCACTCCCCCTTCCGAAAGTCGCCCCGAGCCTGCGCGATGTCGGTTTTGCCCTCGGCATCATCGGCATCATCTGCATTCTCTTCCTGCCGATTCCGCCATTCCTGATCGATATGGGACTTGCCTTCTCGATCGCCTTCTCGGTGCTGATCCTGATGGTCGCGTTGTGGATCCAGAAACCGCTCGATTTCTCGTCTTTCCCGACCATTCTGTTGATCGCAACGATGACCCGGCTGGCGCTGAACATCGCGACGACGCGCGTCATCCTGTCCCACGGCAATGAAGGCCACGATGCGGCGGGCGGCGTCATCGCCGGTTTCGCAAGCCTGGTGATGTCCGGCGATTTCGTCATCGGTCTGATCGTCTTCCTGATCCTCATCACCATCAACTTCATCGTCATCACCAAGGGTGCCACGCGCATCGCCGAAGTCGGCGCGCGTTTCACGCTCGATGCCATTCCCGGCAAGCAGATGTCGATCGACGCCGATCTTTCGGCCGGCATCATCGACGAGAAGGAAGCCCAGCGCCGGCGCAGAGAACTCGAAGAGGAAAGCTCCTTCTTCGGTGCGATGGACGGTGCCTCGAAATTCGTGCGTGGCGATGCCGTCGCCGGCCTCATCATCACCGCCATTAACGTCTTCGGCGGCATCATCATCGGCTATTTCCGCCACGGCATGCCGATCGGCGAAGCGGCCGACGTCTTCGTCAAGCTCTCCGTCGGCGACGGCCTCGTCTCGCAGATGCCGGCCCTGATCGTCTCGCTCGCCGCCGGCCTTCTCGTTTCTCGCGGCGGCACCACCGGCTCCACCGACCAGGCAGTCGTCAATCAGCTCAGCGGTTACCCCCGTGCGCTTTCCGTCTCGGCCGTGCTGATGTTCATCCTGGCGCTGATGCCGGGCCTGCCGTTTGTCCCTTTCACGATCCTCGGCGGTCTTCTCGCCTTCGGCGCCTGGTTCATACCGCGTAAGGTCGAGGCTGAAAACAAGCTTCGCCGCGAGCAGGAGGAAAATAAGGTCGTCCAAAGCAAGGAACTGGAAAAGGATTCGGTCAAGGCGGTACTGCGCACCTCGGAGATCGAGCTCGCACTCGGCAAGATGGTCTCGACGCGCCTGCTCGGCGCCCACCAGGAACTCGCCTTCCGCGTTGGCAAGATGCGCAAGAAGTTCGCCACGCAATACGGTTTCGTCGTGCCCGAAATCAAGGTCACCGACGATATCGCCATCGCCGAGAAATCCTACCAGATCCGCATTCACGGCACGACGGTCGCCTCCAACCTGCTGCGCGTCGGCGAAGTCCTCGTCGTCACCGGTGCCGGCCGCCGGCCAAGCATCCCCGGCGATGAAATCCGCGAACCCGCCTTCGGCATGCCTGCCGTCTCGATCCTCGAAAACTTCACCGACGATCTGAAACGCGAGGGCTTCCAGCCGATCGACAACGTCTCTGTCGTGCTGACCCATATGAGCGAGGTCATCCGCAACAACCTGCCGCAGCTTCTGTCCTACAAGGACGTCAAGGTGCTGATCGACCGGCTCGATCCCGAATACAAGAAGCTCGCCGAC
This Rhizobium sp. NZLR1 DNA region includes the following protein-coding sequences:
- the flhA gene encoding flagellar biosynthesis protein FlhA, with the translated sequence MAQPPALPLPKVAPSLRDVGFALGIIGIICILFLPIPPFLIDMGLAFSIAFSVLILMVALWIQKPLDFSSFPTILLIATMTRLALNIATTRVILSHGNEGHDAAGGVIAGFASLVMSGDFVIGLIVFLILITINFIVITKGATRIAEVGARFTLDAIPGKQMSIDADLSAGIIDEKEAQRRRRELEEESSFFGAMDGASKFVRGDAVAGLIITAINVFGGIIIGYFRHGMPIGEAADVFVKLSVGDGLVSQMPALIVSLAAGLLVSRGGTTGSTDQAVVNQLSGYPRALSVSAVLMFILALMPGLPFVPFTILGGLLAFGAWFIPRKVEAENKLRREQEENKVVQSKELEKDSVKAVLRTSEIELALGKMVSTRLLGAHQELAFRVGKMRKKFATQYGFVVPEIKVTDDIAIAEKSYQIRIHGTTVASNLLRVGEVLVVTGAGRRPSIPGDEIREPAFGMPAVSILENFTDDLKREGFQPIDNVSVVLTHMSEVIRNNLPQLLSYKDVKVLIDRLDPEYKKLADEICSSHMSYSGLQAVLKLLLAERVSIRNLHLILEAVAELAPHVRKTEQIVEHVRIRMAQQLCGDLADNGVLRVLRLGSKWDLAFHQALKRDAKGEVIEFDIDPRSLEEFSEQATKVIREFMDRGLPFVLVTSPETRSYVRMIIERLFATLPVLSHVELAKGIEIKILGSIS